A genome region from Altererythrobacter aquiaggeris includes the following:
- a CDS encoding lipoprotein, with translation MRYLALVVVAASLSACGQKSDLKPVEGRSLPPAAYGEARPASADELLEPDTLAVPERSVELRKRSEEREDDPFDLPPE, from the coding sequence ATGCGTTATCTCGCACTGGTGGTGGTTGCAGCGTCGTTATCTGCCTGCGGCCAGAAATCCGATTTAAAACCTGTCGAAGGCAGATCATTGCCGCCCGCAGCTTATGGCGAGGCGCGGCCGGCTTCGGCTGACGAATTGCTCGAGCCAGATACGCTTGCGGTGCCTGAACGAAGCGTCGAACTGCGCAAACGTTCGGAAGAACGTGAAGACGATCCTTTCGACCTTCCTCCCGAATAA